A single genomic interval of uncultured Pseudodesulfovibrio sp. harbors:
- a CDS encoding sigma-54 dependent transcriptional regulator → MGGQILIIDDEEGIRFSLRGILEDDGHDVVEAESGEQGLELLGTDIPDMVFLDIWLPGMDGLEVLENITKDHEGLPVIMISGHGTIETAVKALKIGAFDFIEKPLSLEKVVVATRNAIEFSRLRQENLALKTRISTEQPIKLTGESGPIALLNDVISRVAPTDSWVLITGENGTGKEIVARSIHNQSGRSDKPLVAVNCAAIPEELIESELFGHEKGAFTGADRAQEGKFELANGGTLFLDEIGDMSLKTQAKILRILQEQSFEHVGGRKTIRVDVRVIAATNKDLLGEIEAGNFREDLYYRLKVFPLEVPPLRERAGDVTLLINDFVEMLVRQHGFKPISFDSGALETLKNYQWPGNVRELKNFVERMFIMYAGETVSADRLPPEFLSGVSAVPAAAASEEVRQEAGESEMYEAIIADGPDDLKQARAEFEAKFLEAKLREFEGNISQLAKAVGLERSSLYRKLKAYKIQTD, encoded by the coding sequence ATGGGCGGGCAGATACTTATCATAGATGACGAAGAAGGCATCCGTTTCTCTTTGCGGGGCATCCTTGAGGATGACGGCCATGATGTGGTGGAGGCCGAGTCCGGCGAGCAGGGGCTTGAACTGCTTGGCACGGACATACCGGACATGGTGTTCCTCGATATCTGGCTGCCCGGTATGGACGGGCTGGAAGTGCTGGAGAACATCACCAAGGATCATGAAGGGCTTCCTGTCATCATGATTTCCGGTCACGGTACCATTGAGACCGCGGTCAAGGCGCTCAAGATCGGTGCCTTCGATTTCATAGAAAAGCCGCTGTCACTGGAAAAGGTGGTGGTGGCCACGCGCAATGCCATAGAATTTTCCCGTCTGCGTCAGGAAAACCTCGCGCTCAAGACGCGCATCAGCACGGAACAGCCTATCAAGCTGACCGGTGAGTCCGGACCGATCGCTTTGCTCAACGACGTTATTTCCCGGGTCGCTCCCACGGATTCGTGGGTGCTGATTACCGGGGAGAACGGAACCGGCAAGGAAATCGTGGCCCGTTCCATCCACAATCAATCAGGCCGCAGTGACAAGCCACTGGTGGCGGTCAACTGCGCGGCCATCCCGGAAGAACTCATCGAAAGCGAATTGTTCGGCCATGAAAAGGGCGCGTTTACCGGAGCTGACAGGGCGCAGGAAGGCAAGTTCGAGCTGGCGAACGGCGGTACCCTGTTCCTTGACGAGATCGGGGACATGAGCCTCAAGACGCAGGCAAAGATACTGCGTATCTTGCAGGAGCAGTCGTTCGAGCATGTGGGCGGGCGAAAGACGATTCGGGTTGACGTGCGCGTGATTGCCGCGACCAACAAGGATTTGCTTGGTGAGATCGAGGCCGGGAATTTTCGTGAGGACTTGTATTACCGCCTCAAGGTGTTCCCGCTCGAAGTGCCGCCCCTGCGGGAACGGGCCGGGGATGTCACGCTGCTCATCAACGACTTTGTCGAGATGTTGGTGCGACAGCATGGTTTTAAACCAATTTCTTTTGATTCCGGGGCATTGGAAACACTCAAAAACTATCAATGGCCCGGAAATGTGCGTGAGCTGAAGAATTTCGTGGAACGCATGTTCATCATGTATGCCGGGGAGACGGTTTCGGCAGATCGGCTTCCGCCGGAGTTCCTGTCCGGTGTATCTGCGGTCCCGGCTGCGGCAGCGTCGGAAGAGGTGAGGCAGGAAGCGGGTGAGTCGGAAATGTATGAAGCCATTATCGCGGATGGGCCGGACGATCTCAAGCAGGCTCGGGCCGAGTTCGAGGCCAAGTTCCTTGAGGCCAAGCTCCGGGAATTCGAGGGCAATATCTCACAGCTTGCCAAGGCCGTCGGGCTGGAGCGCAGTTCCCTCTACCGCAAGCTCAAGGCGTACAAGATCCAGACGGATTAG